One part of the Janthinobacterium sp. 17J80-10 genome encodes these proteins:
- a CDS encoding ATP-binding cassette domain-containing protein → MNQQQPEAGADPAVPPAPPASHAPSALGKTVRALLHWLWEFVSAPGPQAPQQADANGAVDLSQDSVQGSDWLRELLLPLRPAYRQALTLAFLINLIALGAAVYSLQVYDRVVAHAGYSSLVALTVGMLIAIGLDLVLRSGRAHLLQRLGLQIEATIARRAFARLMSLPAVVLESRSPAYWQTVFRDIELVRATCSGASALLLIDLPFLLLALLLLGLIAWPLLPVALGTIAAFVVLAWRSGKVTRHAAETEREKLVGRDAAIAELAGARMLLKTIGAQQSAHERWEKNYAAWMGEALARSREADHYRDVAYGMTTLNTVVTTGFGALAILSHLMTMGALISANILAGRIISPLVQLVGQWKQFGQYQAARKRLDALFALPAERAATGVAMPRPQGTLLLDNATFRYPGSEHDQLQAISGQLGPHGLHAIVGANGSGKSTLLKLLRGLYRPASGRVLLDGGDLAQFSQQDLARWIGYLPQQVQLISGSVRDNIALAEPDIDDEHIIAAAQRACAHGFVINLPDGYATEVGEGGSRFSGGERKRIAIAQVLLRDPPMLLLDEPTADLDREAEQAFIATLRALATDHTVLVVTHSLAVLSQCNGILVLEKGQLKAAGPARQILSGLGYGEPQQPQKDKHVAVA, encoded by the coding sequence ATGAACCAGCAACAACCCGAGGCCGGCGCGGATCCGGCGGTGCCGCCTGCGCCACCTGCATCACATGCACCATCTGCGCTGGGCAAAACGGTGCGGGCGTTGTTGCACTGGCTGTGGGAGTTTGTAAGCGCGCCCGGCCCGCAGGCGCCGCAGCAAGCCGACGCCAATGGCGCCGTTGACCTCTCGCAAGACAGCGTGCAGGGCAGCGACTGGCTGCGCGAATTGCTGCTGCCGCTGCGGCCGGCTTACCGGCAAGCCCTCACGCTGGCCTTCCTGATCAACCTGATCGCACTGGGTGCCGCGGTGTACTCGCTGCAAGTGTATGACCGGGTCGTGGCGCATGCCGGCTATTCATCCCTGGTCGCGCTGACGGTGGGCATGCTGATCGCCATTGGCCTCGATCTGGTATTGCGCAGCGGCCGCGCCCACCTGTTGCAACGCCTCGGCCTGCAGATCGAGGCCACGATTGCGCGGCGTGCCTTTGCCCGCCTGATGTCCTTGCCGGCAGTGGTCCTCGAAAGCCGTTCGCCGGCCTACTGGCAGACGGTGTTTCGCGACATCGAGCTGGTGCGGGCAACCTGTTCCGGCGCCAGCGCGCTGCTGCTGATCGACTTGCCATTCCTGCTGCTGGCTTTGCTGCTGCTGGGCCTGATTGCCTGGCCGCTGTTGCCGGTCGCGCTTGGCACCATTGCTGCCTTCGTGGTCCTGGCATGGCGCTCGGGCAAGGTTACCCGTCACGCCGCCGAGACCGAGCGCGAAAAACTGGTCGGGCGCGATGCGGCGATCGCCGAACTGGCTGGTGCGCGCATGCTGCTCAAGACGATCGGCGCGCAACAGAGCGCGCACGAGCGCTGGGAAAAAAACTATGCCGCATGGATGGGCGAAGCGCTGGCGCGCAGCCGAGAAGCCGACCATTACCGTGACGTCGCCTACGGCATGACGACGCTGAACACGGTGGTCACGACCGGATTTGGCGCGCTGGCCATCCTGTCGCACCTGATGACGATGGGCGCGCTGATTTCCGCCAATATCCTGGCCGGCCGCATCATCTCGCCGCTGGTGCAACTGGTCGGCCAATGGAAGCAGTTCGGCCAGTATCAGGCGGCCAGGAAGCGCCTCGACGCGCTATTTGCCCTGCCTGCCGAGCGTGCCGCAACTGGTGTGGCAATGCCGCGCCCGCAGGGCACGCTGCTGCTCGACAACGCCACCTTCCGCTACCCCGGCAGCGAACACGATCAATTGCAGGCAATCTCGGGCCAGCTCGGGCCCCATGGCTTGCATGCCATCGTTGGCGCCAACGGCAGCGGCAAGAGCACGCTGCTCAAGTTGCTGCGCGGCCTGTATCGCCCGGCCAGCGGCCGTGTGCTGCTCGATGGCGGCGACCTCGCCCAGTTTTCGCAGCAAGACCTGGCACGCTGGATCGGCTACCTGCCGCAGCAGGTGCAACTCATCTCCGGCAGCGTGCGCGACAACATTGCCCTGGCCGAACCGGATATCGACGACGAACACATCATTGCCGCGGCTCAGCGCGCCTGCGCCCACGGTTTTGTCATCAATCTGCCCGATGGCTATGCAACCGAGGTTGGCGAAGGCGGCAGCCGTTTTTCGGGAGGCGAGCGCAAGCGCATTGCGATTGCCCAGGTCTTGCTGCGCGACCCGCCGATGCTGCTGCTGGATGAACCGACGGCGGATCTCGACCGCGAGGCCGAGCAGGCATTCATCGCCACGCTGCGCGCCCTGGCGACAGACCATACGGTGCTGGTTGTCACCCACAGCCTGGCCGTGCTGAGCCAGTGCAATGGCATCCTGGTGCTGGAAAAAGGGCAATTGAAAGCGGCTGGCCCAGCCCGGCAGATTTTGTCAGGCCTCGGTTATGGCGAGCCGCAGCAACCGCAAAAGGACAAGCATGTCGCCGTCGCCTGA
- a CDS encoding HlyD family type I secretion periplasmic adaptor subunit: protein MSPSPDSKLDALLVRAGAPVWRRCDRRLVALLVVALGWSFIGQVDQVVTAPGKVVPQDKVKIIQHLEGGIVKRVIARENAVVKAGDALVELDLATSGINLAEMTARKAALQFAKARLEAESQGGGLEFPAGLTKQFPAVAEAERSTYKARRDELAGALDALSGQSSQGRQRVTELQAKLASLQASLTLARQELAVSEDLVKDKLTSQLEHFQRKSAVERLKGEVAMTQQAIPGAQAGQNETDARRREEEAKFRRRAADELGELERKLTSLQQELGRANDQEGRAMIRAPIEGVVRNVRYQSAGNVVKPGEPIMEIVPLGEELVVEVSLSPSDRGYVSLNQPALVKISAYDYFRYGGLEGRVTAIAADTDTGKNEEHFYRVTVSTKRSWLGDTPSQYPITPGMVGEVDIKAHSQSIFWMLIKPVLKLKHEAFREV, encoded by the coding sequence ATGTCGCCGTCGCCTGATTCGAAACTGGATGCCCTGCTGGTACGTGCTGGCGCGCCTGTCTGGCGCCGCTGCGACCGCCGGCTGGTCGCCTTGCTGGTCGTTGCCCTCGGGTGGTCGTTCATCGGCCAGGTCGACCAGGTGGTCACCGCGCCAGGCAAGGTCGTCCCTCAAGACAAGGTCAAGATCATCCAGCATCTGGAGGGCGGCATCGTCAAACGCGTCATCGCGCGCGAAAACGCCGTGGTCAAGGCAGGCGACGCACTGGTAGAACTCGATCTGGCCACTTCTGGCATCAACCTGGCGGAAATGACGGCGCGCAAGGCCGCCTTGCAGTTTGCCAAGGCGCGCCTGGAGGCCGAATCGCAAGGCGGCGGGCTCGAATTTCCGGCAGGCCTGACCAAACAATTTCCGGCCGTGGCCGAGGCGGAGCGTTCGACCTACAAGGCGCGCCGCGATGAGCTCGCCGGTGCGCTCGATGCGCTCAGCGGGCAAAGTTCCCAGGGGCGCCAGCGCGTTACCGAACTGCAGGCCAAGCTCGCCTCGTTGCAAGCCAGCTTGACCCTGGCACGGCAGGAACTGGCCGTGTCCGAAGACCTGGTCAAGGATAAGCTGACCTCGCAACTCGAGCATTTCCAGCGCAAGAGTGCGGTGGAACGGCTCAAGGGCGAAGTGGCGATGACGCAGCAGGCGATACCGGGCGCCCAGGCAGGGCAGAATGAAACAGATGCGCGCCGACGCGAGGAAGAAGCCAAATTCCGTCGTCGCGCCGCCGACGAGCTGGGTGAACTGGAGCGCAAGCTCACCAGCCTGCAGCAGGAACTTGGGCGCGCCAACGATCAGGAAGGACGCGCCATGATCCGCGCGCCGATCGAGGGCGTGGTCAGGAATGTGCGTTATCAGTCCGCCGGCAATGTGGTCAAACCGGGTGAGCCGATCATGGAAATCGTGCCGCTCGGCGAAGAACTGGTGGTCGAGGTCAGCCTGAGTCCTTCCGACCGCGGTTATGTGAGCCTGAATCAGCCGGCTCTGGTAAAAATCTCCGCCTATGATTATTTCCGTTATGGCGGCCTGGAGGGCCGTGTGACAGCCATTGCCGCCGATACCGACACAGGGAAGAACGAGGAGCATTTTTACCGCGTGACGGTCAGCACCAAACGGTCCTGGCTGGGAGACACGCCCAGCCAGTATCCGATCACGCCGGGCATGGTCGGAGAAGTCGACATCAAGGCGCATTCGCAATCGATTTTCTGGATGCTGATCAAGCCGGTTTTGAAACTCAAGCATGAGGCGTTCAGGGAAGTCTGA